The proteins below come from a single Triticum aestivum cultivar Chinese Spring chromosome 5D, IWGSC CS RefSeq v2.1, whole genome shotgun sequence genomic window:
- the LOC123125511 gene encoding F-box/LRR-repeat protein At3g48880: MDATRDGGIRSAPPAWGEMETDCLVHVFRRLALEDAAAAAPLVCRGWRRAAADPSLWRALDLRHDHVARFMPWGPLAAAFARRYGVARFAFAGFLTLCLARAAGSVSDLALPPLLSSPAAELDRVAACCPRLRRLALPPLLSAADEARLPELVPRWPLLQRLELESKPSSFPAVAAQLALHCPDLSGLKTSGAIKPEDAAAMAASLPRLRSLCLDSSYLPKQELLAILAGCSQLQEFSARNCVGFNEKDEEVVRRGARIERFEIGGSRFVDVLDDEMMADDEFCGSSYVDVM, from the coding sequence ATGGACGCCACGCGGGACGGTGGCATCAGGAGCGCGCCGCCGGCGTGGGGCGAGATGGAGACGGACTGCCTGGTGCACGTCTTCCGCAGGCTGGCGCTGGAGGACGCGGCCGCCGCGGCGCCGCTCGTGTGCCGCGGCTGGCGCCGCGCCGCGGCGGACCCGTCCCTGTGGCGCGCTCTCGATCTGCGCCACGACCACGTCGCGCGCTTCATGCCCTGgggccccctcgccgccgccttcGCGCGCCGCTACGGCGTCGCTCGCTTCGCCTTCGCCGGGTTCCTCACGCTCTGCCTCGCCCGCGCGGCGGGTTCCGTGTCCGACCTCGCGCtcccgccgctcctctcctcgccggcggccgagctcgaccgcgtcgccgcctgctgccCGAGGCTGCGCCGGCTCGCGCTCCCGCCgctgctctccgccgccgacgaggCGCGCCTGCCGGAGCTCGTCCCGCGGTGGCCCCTCCTCCAGCGCCTCGAGCTCGAGTCCAAGCCGTCGTCCTTCCCGGCCGTCGCCGCGCAGCTCGCGCTGCACTGCCCGGACCTCTCCGGCCTCAAGACCTCCGGGGCCATCAAGCCGGAGGACGCCGCGGCCATGGCGGCCTCGCTGCCCAGGCTCCGGTCGCTGTGCCTCGACTCGTCCTACCTGCCCAAGCAGGAGCTGCTCGCCATTCTCGCCGGCTGCAGTCAGCTCCAGGAATTCAGCGCCAGGAACTGTGTCGGGTTCAACGAGAAGGACGAGGAGGTGGTCCGACGAGGCGCCAGGATCGAGCGGTTCGAGATCGGAGGGTCCAGGTTCGTCGACGTGCTTGACGACGAGATGATGGCCGACGACGAGTTCTGCGGCTCTTCCTACGTCGACGTCATGTGA